A section of the Paenibacillus aurantius genome encodes:
- a CDS encoding YugN family protein, with protein MIIENAGLKGLKSDLAHLDEVTEKLGFFRGQWESYRATYDYKMTDKNGTDEYYLRINSRVESGKLENPYSILVLTETYIGKTSFPHGLDYDAPIPPSILKEAQDKIAKLKQLLAE; from the coding sequence ATGATTATTGAAAATGCCGGACTTAAGGGATTGAAGAGCGACCTTGCGCATCTCGATGAGGTGACCGAGAAGCTCGGCTTTTTCCGCGGCCAATGGGAGTCCTACCGGGCAACCTACGACTACAAGATGACGGATAAAAACGGAACAGACGAATATTACCTGCGGATCAACTCCCGTGTGGAATCCGGTAAGCTGGAGAACCCGTACTCCATTCTGGTCCTTACGGAAACCTACATAGGCAAAACCTCCTTCCCGCACGGACTGGACTACGATGCACCGATCCCGCCAAGCATCTTGAAGGAAGCACAGGACAAGATCGCCAAGTTGAAGCAGCTCCTGGCGGAATAA
- a CDS encoding M20 family metallopeptidase produces MSETLEQQLDEWFPRMIEWRRHLHRNPELSYRETETSRMVAEVLRKLGLETETGIGGHGVTGLIDSGKPGPTIALRADMDALPIRDGKSCDYASQVDGVMHACGHDAHTSVLLAAAGILKERKEHWSGKIKLIFQPAEEMSPGGAQPMIRDGVLTGVDAIYGIHLWTPYPAGSISTRPGPFMAAADEFTITIKGKGGHGGLPHETVDSLVVGAHLAVNLQAIVSRNLDPTEPGVVSIGSIQAGTSFNVIADLCTLNGTVRTFNVEVRDYIRQRLKEITRHTCAMFGAEGEVEYKLGYPPVINHERETQRVWKAAEAHADGEVFTSPLIMAAEDFAYYLQKVPGCFLFVGAGNPEKGIVHPHHHPKFDIDESCMRTAARLFVRLAEGYTDLPVRQPGE; encoded by the coding sequence ATGAGCGAGACCTTAGAACAACAGCTGGACGAATGGTTTCCGCGAATGATCGAATGGCGCCGGCACCTTCATCGGAATCCCGAGCTTTCGTACCGAGAAACCGAGACCTCCCGCATGGTGGCGGAAGTCTTAAGAAAGCTGGGATTGGAAACCGAGACGGGAATCGGCGGCCACGGAGTAACCGGTCTGATCGACAGCGGAAAACCGGGGCCGACCATCGCCCTAAGGGCGGATATGGACGCCTTGCCGATCCGTGATGGGAAATCGTGCGATTATGCATCACAGGTGGACGGCGTCATGCATGCCTGCGGACATGATGCCCATACGTCCGTCCTGCTCGCCGCGGCGGGAATCTTGAAAGAACGCAAGGAGCACTGGAGCGGAAAGATCAAGCTGATCTTTCAGCCAGCGGAGGAAATGAGTCCGGGAGGAGCGCAGCCGATGATCCGTGACGGGGTTCTCACCGGGGTCGACGCCATCTATGGCATTCATCTCTGGACACCTTATCCGGCCGGAAGCATTTCAACCCGGCCCGGCCCTTTTATGGCGGCAGCCGACGAATTTACCATTACCATCAAAGGCAAGGGAGGACATGGCGGCCTTCCTCACGAAACGGTGGACAGTCTCGTGGTAGGGGCTCATCTGGCCGTTAACCTGCAGGCGATTGTGAGCCGGAACCTGGATCCGACTGAACCTGGTGTGGTGTCCATCGGCTCCATCCAGGCGGGAACGAGCTTTAATGTCATTGCCGATCTGTGTACACTGAATGGAACGGTGAGAACCTTTAACGTGGAAGTCCGGGACTATATTCGGCAGCGTCTCAAAGAAATAACGCGGCACACCTGCGCCATGTTCGGGGCGGAAGGCGAGGTGGAGTACAAGCTAGGCTACCCTCCGGTCATCAACCATGAGCGGGAAACGCAACGGGTGTGGAAAGCGGCGGAGGCTCATGCGGACGGCGAGGTCTTCACGTCTCCCCTGATTATGGCGGCGGAGGATTTTGCCTACTATTTGCAGAAGGTTCCGGGCTGTTTCCTCTTCGTGGGAGCCGGGAATCCGGAGAAGGGCATCGTGCATCCGCATCATCACCCCAAGTTTGACATCGACGAAAGCTGCATGAGAACGGCGGCGCGTCTGTTCGTCCGTCTGGCGGAGGGGTATACGGACCTGCCGGTGCGGCAGCCCGGTGAATGA
- a CDS encoding CBS domain-containing protein, with the protein MTRDCVTVTLEDNVYEIAVKMKQHDIGFIPVVDGKQLIGVVTDRDLVVRGYAEKRSGSTAVKEVISEKTVTASPDMTVREAAELMAREQIRRLPIVENGELAGVVAIGDLAVRQKLEDEAGQALSRISEPDLNETQAYH; encoded by the coding sequence ATGACCCGGGACTGCGTAACTGTCACGCTAGAGGACAATGTATACGAAATCGCCGTCAAAATGAAACAGCATGACATCGGGTTCATTCCCGTTGTCGACGGCAAGCAGCTAATTGGTGTGGTAACGGACCGGGATTTGGTCGTCCGCGGCTATGCGGAGAAGCGTTCCGGCTCGACGGCTGTGAAAGAGGTCATCAGCGAGAAGACGGTCACGGCTTCTCCCGACATGACCGTCCGCGAAGCGGCGGAATTAATGGCACGTGAACAAATCCGCCGTCTTCCCATCGTCGAGAACGGGGAATTGGCCGGCGTTGTGGCGATCGGGGATTTGGCGGTTCGCCAAAAGCTCGAAGACGAAGCCGGACAAGCACTTAGCCGCATCTCCGAACCGGACTTGAACGAAACCCAAGCCTATCACTAA
- a CDS encoding stalk domain-containing protein, with protein sequence MHPTSRSTKWISALISALLFTVIGLTPAVPVTPASAQSATFYTWPASPSGSVGVAKPVVQMKVKYTGLEVTSYSMMLNGAPVPVQYDEMSGRFQYSPKENLAPGGYAVGFQLQFKGYQPKKYAWTFTVVPGAVQAFPAWEESQLEALRAVNDIRRQLGLSEVVLNNNLNLSAAAHARYQDKQGIITHEETAGKEGFTGQTLSQRIAYFGYSNDSAAEDISQQTSTSPTEAVDSLFDAPYHRIPFLDPGLKEIGYGQQGSFHVLLFGIEGARKSGVETVVSPAGNQRGVAAGWNGHEIPDPLRLHGQAAYPVGYPIMAGFYSPDFKEVRLAGASLADSSGRDIELLLNSPAGDTHLTNQLLLLPAKPLQAGETYRVKLRAVIGKQDGSEEAVDREWTFTTESLSGDGRKVLHPPIPSDLASSTTGHTGHTVTFGLDDSTYVVDQTRLPMTVKPLLLYGFSYLAIRDLEKALGARVEWDDTRKAAVYTKNNRTVVFYVNRSSYEINGTAYPTDTPARLTDVGTDNPRTMVPVRLLSDLLGCQVDYIDATRTVKITY encoded by the coding sequence TTGCATCCGACGTCCCGCTCCACGAAGTGGATTTCCGCTCTTATCAGTGCCCTATTGTTTACGGTTATCGGTCTCACGCCGGCCGTTCCGGTAACGCCGGCTTCAGCCCAGAGCGCTACCTTCTATACCTGGCCCGCCTCTCCTTCGGGAAGTGTGGGAGTGGCCAAACCCGTCGTTCAAATGAAAGTGAAATACACCGGATTGGAAGTCACTTCCTACAGCATGATGCTGAACGGAGCTCCGGTGCCGGTTCAATATGATGAAATGTCCGGAAGGTTTCAATACAGCCCGAAAGAGAACCTTGCCCCTGGGGGTTATGCGGTAGGCTTTCAGCTTCAATTTAAAGGGTACCAGCCCAAGAAGTATGCCTGGACCTTCACCGTCGTTCCGGGAGCGGTTCAAGCGTTCCCGGCGTGGGAGGAGAGCCAGCTCGAGGCCCTGAGGGCCGTCAACGATATTCGCCGCCAGCTTGGATTATCCGAAGTCGTCCTCAACAACAATTTGAACCTGTCGGCTGCGGCCCATGCCCGTTACCAGGACAAGCAGGGGATAATTACGCATGAGGAAACAGCCGGCAAGGAAGGCTTTACCGGACAAACGTTAAGCCAGCGGATTGCCTATTTCGGCTATTCCAATGATTCGGCAGCCGAGGACATCAGCCAGCAGACGAGCACCAGCCCAACCGAAGCGGTGGACAGCTTGTTCGATGCTCCCTACCACCGGATTCCGTTCCTGGATCCCGGCCTTAAGGAGATCGGATACGGGCAGCAGGGAAGCTTCCATGTCCTGCTGTTCGGGATAGAGGGAGCCCGAAAGAGCGGGGTGGAGACCGTCGTCTCCCCGGCGGGGAACCAGAGGGGAGTAGCAGCCGGCTGGAACGGCCACGAAATTCCCGATCCTCTCCGTCTTCACGGACAAGCCGCCTATCCGGTAGGCTATCCGATCATGGCGGGCTTTTACAGCCCGGACTTTAAGGAGGTCCGGCTGGCTGGCGCCTCTCTTGCCGATTCCTCGGGACGGGATATCGAACTCCTCCTTAATTCGCCGGCCGGGGATACTCATCTCACGAACCAGCTCCTTCTTCTTCCGGCCAAGCCGCTCCAGGCAGGCGAAACCTACCGGGTCAAGCTCCGGGCGGTGATCGGCAAACAGGATGGATCCGAGGAAGCCGTTGACCGGGAGTGGACATTCACCACCGAAAGCTTGAGCGGCGACGGGCGGAAGGTCCTTCATCCGCCGATTCCCTCCGATCTGGCTTCCTCGACAACCGGCCATACCGGACATACGGTAACCTTCGGCTTGGATGATTCCACCTATGTGGTCGACCAGACCCGCCTGCCGATGACGGTAAAGCCGCTCCTTCTATACGGCTTCTCTTATCTCGCGATCCGGGATCTGGAGAAGGCCCTGGGGGCCCGGGTGGAGTGGGACGATACGCGGAAGGCGGCCGTCTATACCAAAAACAACCGCACCGTCGTGTTCTACGTGAACCGCAGCAGCTATGAAATCAACGGCACCGCTTACCCGACCGATACCCCGGCCCGGTTAACGGATGTCGGAACGGATAATCCCCGGACCATGGTCCCCGTGCGGCTGCTCTCCGATCTGCTGGGCTGTCAGGTGGATTATATCGATGCGACCCGGACCGTGAAAATTACCTACTGA
- a CDS encoding thermonuclease family protein — translation MMKFLLMLLSLLILSAGCSPAPGKPDHDFVSSLYKDYPALKDRRYSVEKVQRVVDGDTFVTGTGEKVRLIGVNTPESLGTVQPFGKEASAYTKKQLAGKTVYLFSDAGNTDKYGRLLRYVFLEGEALMYNEKLVREGYANPMTVPPNVLYADRFVQAEKDARSQKKGLWGKHASDGSKPSSAVSSGSSCEDPQIKGNINSKNEKIYHLPGTAYYDKTVPEALFCTESEARKAGFRKAGG, via the coding sequence ATGATGAAATTTTTGCTGATGCTGCTTTCGCTGCTTATCCTGTCGGCGGGCTGCTCCCCGGCCCCGGGTAAGCCGGATCATGACTTTGTGAGCTCCCTCTATAAAGACTACCCCGCTCTTAAGGATAGAAGGTATTCGGTCGAGAAGGTTCAGCGGGTGGTCGACGGGGATACGTTCGTCACCGGAACCGGAGAGAAGGTCCGGCTGATTGGAGTGAACACACCCGAGAGCCTGGGTACCGTCCAGCCTTTCGGCAAGGAAGCGAGCGCCTACACGAAGAAACAGCTGGCGGGCAAGACTGTATATTTGTTCAGCGACGCGGGGAACACCGACAAGTACGGAAGGCTGCTGCGGTATGTGTTTCTCGAAGGGGAAGCCTTGATGTATAACGAAAAGCTGGTTCGGGAAGGGTACGCCAACCCGATGACCGTTCCCCCTAACGTGCTCTACGCCGATCGTTTTGTCCAAGCCGAGAAGGACGCCCGCAGCCAGAAGAAAGGCTTATGGGGAAAGCATGCCTCTGATGGAAGCAAGCCCTCTTCTGCGGTGTCCTCCGGCTCCTCCTGCGAAGATCCCCAAATCAAAGGCAACATCAACTCGAAGAACGAGAAAATCTATCATCTTCCGGGAACCGCCTATTATGACAAAACCGTCCCGGAAGCCCTGTTCTGCACCGAAAGCGAAGCGCGCAAGGCCGGCTTCCGGAAGGCGGGAGGCTAG
- a CDS encoding DNA repair helicase XPB, which translates to MLLNNRTVLLETDHPEYETIRSRLALFADLVKSPENLHTYRITPFSLWSAAAAGVREEDILGLLEQYGKFRVPDSVRKEITAYYSRYGMLHLERQESRLLLVSNSADFLDRLEANPSLGGMLIGRCSAETIEIKESARGLLKKELTRLGYPVIDYAGFHEGEALDIRLQTANAKGVPFSLRSYQAEAVEVFCRTGSRHGGSGVVVLPCGAGKTVVGIGVMARLNCATLILTTNVASVRQWRKEILEKTGAGEDQIGEYTGVRKEVRPITIATYQILTHRKSKEGEFPHMHLFNERDWGLIIYDEVHLLPAPIFRVTADIQATRRLGLTATLVREDGCEEDVYALVGPKQYELPWRELEAKGWIAEVTTTEVRLPLSEKARAGYEKAGPRSRYRLAAENPDKLQVVRQLLNRHKGLPTLIIGQYLDQLRLIAEATGAPLITGATDHEERERLYRCFRSGEVSLLVVSKVANFAVDLPEAAVAIQVSGSYGSRQEEAQRLGRVLRPKAGVNRAYFYTLVSRETNEQEFALRRQMFLVEQGYHYRIVES; encoded by the coding sequence ATGCTGTTAAACAATAGAACGGTCCTCCTTGAGACGGACCATCCCGAATACGAGACGATCCGAAGCCGACTGGCCCTGTTTGCCGACCTGGTCAAAAGCCCGGAGAATCTTCATACCTACCGGATCACGCCTTTTTCCTTATGGAGTGCGGCGGCGGCGGGGGTACGGGAGGAAGACATACTCGGTCTTCTGGAGCAGTATGGTAAGTTTCGGGTACCCGACTCCGTCCGCAAGGAAATCACGGCCTACTACAGCCGTTACGGAATGCTTCATCTGGAGAGGCAGGAAAGCCGGCTGCTGCTCGTTTCCAACAGCGCTGATTTCCTCGACCGGCTGGAAGCCAACCCCTCCCTGGGCGGAATGCTCATCGGCCGCTGCTCCGCGGAAACCATCGAAATCAAGGAATCCGCGAGAGGGCTGCTTAAGAAGGAATTGACGCGGCTCGGCTATCCGGTCATCGATTACGCGGGCTTCCACGAAGGAGAAGCCTTGGATATTCGTCTTCAGACGGCCAACGCGAAAGGGGTTCCTTTCTCTCTTAGATCCTACCAAGCGGAAGCGGTCGAGGTGTTCTGCCGGACGGGAAGCCGTCATGGGGGAAGCGGAGTCGTGGTTCTTCCATGCGGAGCCGGCAAAACGGTCGTCGGGATCGGGGTGATGGCCCGGCTGAACTGCGCCACCTTAATTCTGACCACCAATGTGGCGTCGGTGCGCCAGTGGAGGAAGGAGATTCTGGAGAAGACGGGGGCCGGGGAGGACCAGATTGGGGAATATACAGGAGTCCGGAAGGAAGTCCGCCCCATTACCATTGCCACGTACCAGATTCTCACCCACCGCAAGTCGAAGGAAGGGGAATTTCCCCATATGCATCTGTTTAACGAGCGGGATTGGGGGTTGATCATCTACGACGAGGTGCACCTGCTGCCCGCTCCGATCTTCCGCGTCACGGCAGACATCCAAGCAACCCGGCGGCTCGGTCTGACGGCCACACTGGTCAGGGAGGATGGCTGCGAAGAGGATGTCTACGCCCTGGTCGGTCCCAAGCAGTACGAGCTCCCCTGGAGGGAGCTGGAGGCAAAGGGCTGGATAGCCGAAGTGACCACGACGGAAGTCAGACTTCCGCTCAGCGAGAAGGCGAGAGCCGGGTATGAGAAGGCCGGTCCCCGGAGCCGTTACCGGCTCGCAGCCGAGAATCCCGACAAGCTCCAGGTGGTCCGGCAGCTGCTGAACCGGCATAAGGGCCTGCCTACCCTTATCATCGGCCAATACCTGGACCAGCTCCGTCTGATCGCGGAGGCGACCGGGGCTCCTCTCATTACCGGAGCAACGGACCACGAGGAACGGGAGCGGCTGTACCGGTGTTTTCGAAGCGGGGAAGTGTCCCTTCTGGTGGTCTCCAAGGTAGCCAATTTTGCCGTGGATCTCCCGGAAGCCGCGGTAGCCATCCAAGTGTCCGGCAGCTACGGATCTCGTCAGGAGGAGGCTCAGCGGCTCGGCCGTGTCCTCCGTCCGAAAGCCGGAGTGAACCGGGCATACTTCTATACGCTGGTCAGCCGGGAGACGAACGAGCAGGAATTTGCCCTTAGGCGCCAGATGTTTCTGGTCGAACAGGGCTATCATTACCGGATTGTGGAATCGTAA
- a CDS encoding helicase-associated domain-containing protein — protein MNNSDQQGNGRPAVLYSGLPALAKDVVRIIVSYSACCPFGISHLEDWAEREGLSGAEAAAGLAVLRRRGAVGFFHEPGTAPYHMLPKERLAEWHQVLFPRLDEEPISPLDREEPILYRPLAAVHAMLQFLSYVSWEDIRLTQAGRFPLRAGKSLEKRLEGFSPYGKDGRTDAGPGTGERLMEWAQELGLLKVVGGQLRLVPPALKEWLGKRPCVRDEELRGIWLGKQPIRSPLEAHLAAAAENGSAGCSFSVDDLVKKLKAWGIPIDQEDPTLSSFESQWLKPMAGMGWMEQAERPDGTICFRRLAAEAAEINRLEELEEEEKEAVRWYVQPDLEVIVPPGIPHELLWELELMALRVGSDDCLLYRLTRETWLRALAGGRSAERLIRFLDGHAVYGLPGNVELILREWGEEQGISSGTGGASPLYLELGREGASNPCSLPEPAVSRGEKGRRTRPSIRKASVQAVAPWAPEWEEERHTVPAMWLKECRPYHFSTMKEMIRQAAEWKTFLYLKDAGTARKVLPKKLHEEKGRWRLEALEGNRMVVIPQKETLQLQILLPETGDS, from the coding sequence ATGAACAATAGCGATCAACAGGGGAACGGCCGTCCGGCCGTTCTTTATTCAGGGCTTCCCGCTCTGGCGAAGGACGTCGTGAGGATAATTGTGAGCTATTCGGCCTGCTGCCCGTTCGGAATAAGCCATCTGGAGGACTGGGCGGAGCGGGAGGGGCTGTCGGGGGCGGAGGCCGCGGCCGGCCTTGCGGTTCTTCGAAGAAGAGGCGCCGTCGGCTTCTTCCATGAACCCGGAACCGCTCCCTATCATATGCTTCCTAAGGAGCGCCTTGCCGAATGGCATCAAGTGCTTTTTCCGCGCCTTGACGAGGAGCCCATCTCCCCGCTGGACAGGGAAGAGCCCATCCTCTACCGGCCGCTGGCGGCGGTTCATGCCATGCTGCAGTTTCTATCCTATGTCTCGTGGGAGGACATCCGGCTTACGCAGGCGGGGCGATTCCCCCTCCGGGCCGGGAAGAGCCTGGAGAAACGGCTCGAGGGTTTCAGCCCTTACGGAAAAGACGGACGAACAGATGCCGGGCCCGGAACGGGAGAACGGCTGATGGAGTGGGCCCAGGAGCTAGGGCTTCTAAAGGTGGTAGGGGGGCAGCTTCGTCTCGTCCCCCCCGCCTTGAAAGAATGGCTCGGTAAGAGGCCCTGTGTCAGGGATGAAGAGCTTCGCGGCATCTGGCTGGGGAAACAGCCGATCCGCAGCCCGCTGGAAGCCCATCTGGCTGCCGCTGCCGAGAACGGTTCCGCCGGCTGTTCTTTCTCCGTCGATGATCTGGTCAAGAAGCTTAAAGCTTGGGGGATTCCGATTGACCAGGAGGACCCAACCCTATCCAGCTTCGAAAGCCAATGGCTTAAGCCGATGGCGGGCATGGGCTGGATGGAGCAGGCGGAGCGTCCGGATGGCACTATCTGCTTTCGCCGTTTGGCAGCAGAAGCGGCTGAAATAAATAGGCTGGAAGAACTAGAAGAGGAAGAGAAGGAAGCGGTCCGTTGGTATGTGCAGCCCGATCTGGAGGTTATTGTGCCTCCTGGTATCCCTCATGAGCTTCTATGGGAGCTCGAGCTGATGGCCCTCCGGGTCGGGAGCGATGATTGTCTGCTCTACCGGCTCACCCGGGAGACCTGGCTTCGCGCTTTAGCCGGCGGTCGTTCGGCGGAGAGGCTCATTCGTTTCCTGGACGGGCATGCCGTCTATGGACTCCCGGGTAATGTGGAGCTCATTCTGCGGGAGTGGGGGGAAGAGCAAGGCATTTCCAGCGGCACAGGCGGCGCCAGCCCACTTTATCTGGAGCTGGGCCGTGAAGGAGCGAGCAATCCCTGTTCTCTGCCGGAGCCAGCGGTTTCCCGGGGAGAAAAAGGACGCCGCACCCGGCCGTCCATCCGGAAGGCATCGGTCCAAGCTGTAGCGCCCTGGGCTCCGGAGTGGGAGGAGGAGAGGCATACCGTTCCCGCCATGTGGCTGAAAGAGTGCCGGCCCTATCATTTTAGTACGATGAAGGAGATGATCCGGCAGGCGGCCGAATGGAAGACGTTTCTTTACTTGAAAGACGCCGGAACCGCGCGAAAGGTCCTTCCCAAGAAGCTTCACGAAGAAAAAGGAAGATGGAGACTGGAAGCGCTGGAAGGCAATAGGATGGTCGTGATCCCGCAGAAAGAGACGCTCCAATTACAGATTCTGTTACCGGAAACAGGCGATTCGTGA
- a CDS encoding YlbF family regulator yields MSIKEAAALDMSSVLLQAYELGDLINSSAEMADYLYWKERVQKDEEAQKLIAGFARLKEKFEECERFGHFHPDYHKALEEVQRWQEKMEECEALRRYQQAEGAVDNLLFTISKTIAHAVSDTIKVPSNNPGVESGGCSSGGCSGNCSGSCG; encoded by the coding sequence TTGAGCATCAAAGAAGCCGCCGCGCTCGACATGTCTTCCGTGCTGCTGCAGGCTTACGAGCTGGGAGATTTAATCAATTCCTCCGCCGAGATGGCGGATTACTTATATTGGAAAGAACGGGTACAGAAGGATGAGGAGGCCCAGAAATTGATTGCCGGGTTCGCCCGCCTCAAAGAAAAGTTCGAGGAATGCGAACGGTTCGGTCACTTTCATCCGGATTATCATAAGGCTCTGGAGGAAGTTCAGCGCTGGCAGGAGAAGATGGAGGAGTGTGAGGCGCTGAGAAGGTATCAGCAGGCCGAGGGCGCCGTGGACAATCTTCTCTTCACCATCTCCAAAACCATCGCCCATGCCGTGTCCGATACCATCAAGGTACCGAGCAACAACCCGGGCGTGGAAAGCGGAGGCTGCAGCTCGGGAGGCTGCAGCGGAAACTGCAGCGGAAGCTGCGGATAA
- a CDS encoding asparaginase, with protein MPTEPIVRITRGGYTESLHRGAAAVVNTEGTVLHQVGDPSHFTFARSSAKPLLAIPVLEKAAAEGTAFSPEEISLLCASHNGEPAHVRIVENLLQKMGMSRDLLQCGAHEPFYKPAADALREEGKAPTALHNNCSGKHTGMLALSQLLNVSSGHYMDPQHPVQQLMLKAVSVMAGLPEADIRLGTDGCGVPVFGMPLSNLAAAYARLGRPDSLGAARAEACRQIVGAIRAFPFGIAGTGRFDTRLAEVTGGRIIGKMGAEAVFALTVPAEGLGIAVKVEDGNLRALYPAVMEVLLQLGLLDGEESKELRSFHRPILHNWSGTKVGEIIPDFRLSSPPPVT; from the coding sequence ATGCCAACCGAGCCTATTGTTAGAATCACCCGGGGCGGCTATACCGAAAGCCTTCACCGGGGAGCGGCAGCCGTGGTGAACACGGAAGGAACCGTGCTGCATCAAGTCGGGGATCCTTCCCATTTTACTTTTGCCCGATCGTCCGCGAAGCCCCTTCTGGCCATTCCCGTGCTGGAAAAAGCCGCCGCGGAGGGAACAGCCTTCTCGCCGGAGGAAATTTCCCTCCTGTGCGCTTCCCATAACGGAGAACCGGCTCACGTCCGCATTGTGGAAAACCTGCTGCAGAAAATGGGAATGAGCCGGGACCTGCTTCAGTGCGGGGCGCATGAGCCGTTTTACAAGCCGGCCGCGGACGCCCTTCGCGAGGAGGGAAAGGCCCCGACCGCCTTGCACAACAACTGCTCCGGCAAGCACACCGGCATGCTGGCGCTTTCGCAGCTGCTGAACGTCTCCTCCGGGCATTACATGGACCCGCAGCATCCTGTCCAGCAGCTTATGCTGAAAGCGGTTAGCGTTATGGCCGGCCTGCCCGAGGCGGATATCCGCCTCGGAACCGACGGCTGCGGGGTCCCCGTCTTCGGCATGCCTCTGTCTAATCTCGCAGCCGCTTATGCCCGGCTCGGCCGGCCGGATTCGCTCGGCGCCGCCAGGGCGGAGGCCTGCCGCCAAATTGTCGGGGCCATACGCGCTTTCCCTTTCGGGATCGCCGGAACCGGACGGTTCGACACTCGTCTAGCCGAAGTGACCGGGGGCCGCATCATCGGCAAAATGGGCGCCGAAGCCGTCTTTGCCCTTACGGTTCCCGCGGAAGGACTGGGCATCGCCGTTAAGGTCGAGGACGGCAACCTGCGCGCCCTTTACCCGGCGGTGATGGAGGTGCTGCTCCAGCTCGGCCTGCTGGATGGAGAGGAAAGCAAAGAGCTCCGCTCCTTCCACCGGCCCATCCTTCACAACTGGAGCGGGACGAAGGTCGGGGAAATCATTCCCGATTTTCGCCTTTCGTCCCCTCCACCCGTGACTTAA
- a CDS encoding YlbG family protein has translation MFTERSGLIVWVTDTKPARNLERYGTVHYISKKMQYVAMYVHADKLEDTMRNLQRLPYVKKVERSYRNEIKTEYTSNMADKTRFYSL, from the coding sequence TTGTTTACCGAACGAAGCGGACTCATCGTGTGGGTCACGGATACGAAACCCGCCCGCAACCTGGAGCGTTACGGGACCGTTCATTATATCTCCAAGAAGATGCAGTACGTCGCCATGTACGTGCATGCCGATAAGCTGGAGGATACGATGCGCAACCTTCAGAGACTTCCTTACGTCAAGAAGGTAGAGCGCTCATACCGAAATGAGATCAAGACGGAGTATACCAGTAACATGGCGGACAAGACAAGATTTTACTCGCTATAA